Genomic window (Equus asinus isolate D_3611 breed Donkey chromosome 8, EquAss-T2T_v2, whole genome shotgun sequence):
GAGGACGCCCGAGTGCAGCCTGGTGATCAAGCTTGTCCTCCTTAGCTCCTGAGCATGACACACTCCCCTGATTCTAGATGTCCAACTCTCCTCTTGGGCAAGGCCTCTGTTGCCTTCTGTTAGGCTgttttcctcctgccttctcgCCCTGGAGACCTACGTGGCCACCTTCCATGCGTCAGCCACAGCCTGGGCTCTTGGAGGCAAGCATGCCGGTGAGGCATAGCACCTCCTCCAACATGGTGTGGGAATCAGCTCTCTTGGGCTCAGCAGCCGCTCTCTGACTCTGTGGTCTCCAGGGTCACGGCCCCCCGCTGCATGGCAGCAGTGGCCACGCTGATGGCCTCCTCTAAGGTCTGCTGCTCCTCCAGCTGTGAAGgggatgaagaaggaaggagagagtgagaCCCTCCCTCCTAGATTCTAGCGGTAGTAGTATGTGGCCTACTTTGTTGAATGCCCTCCATCTACCCAGTGCCACATGCTGAGCACTTAGTTGGGTCCCAATAAACAGGAAGTTCACTGATAAAGAATCCTATTAGGCTGGGCATGGCTAGGGAGTCACAGAATGGTCCAGAGTCAGAGGAATGGGCTTGCGCACAGAAGGGAATGACTCGTTGGAGAGGACCTTAGTAATCATCTACTAAGCCTCCTTATTTTcctgatgaagaaatggagacatGAAGACATGAAGGGCTTAGACCACCAGGTAGACTGCCATCGAAGTTATTCTGAAGGCCAGAAGGGGCTTCACCACTCTGCCTCAGTCAAGAAAGAGCCTGAGACAGATGTGTGGAAGTAGGCAGAACGGGATTTTTCCTCTGAAATGACCTCTTTTTGAGCCAAATGCCCTTCTCTTCCAGATCTCCATCTaatccccctcccctccttgttCCCTTTTCTGGTGGTGGGATCCCCCCAGGCCTCTACCCACCTGCACAGCAATGTGTGTTCCGTTGGCTGTGGCCAACAGCGCCACCTGTTGATGATGAAGGGATGCTACACTTGAGTCCTCGGCCACCACAGCCCCGGAGGTAATGATTGTGACCTGAAATACAGAAGAACAAGGTTTCCCAACCCACCTACATTGCTCTCCCTACCCCCAATCCAAACAGAAATTCCTCCAAGCAAGGTGGCTGGGAACAATCCAGAAGGGAATGGATAAAACCATTATAGGTCAGATAATTAGCTTGGGGCTCAGAGCTAAGTGAGGTTGTGTTTTTCTCTAACTTATGGAACTTAATTTAGGGATTTTGAATCATAAGGACAGAGCTGTAAAAGGCCCAGGAGACAATTTAATCCTCTCATTTGAAAATGGactgatggggccggcccggtggccaagtggttaagttcacgcgctccgctgtggcggcccagggttttgccggtgcggacatggcatcgctcgtcaggccacgctgagggggcgtctcacatgccacaactagaaggacccacaacgaagaatatacaactatgtactggggggggggctttggggagaaaaaggaaaaataaaatattaaaaaaaaatacataaataaatgaaaatggactGAAGTCCATGGAAAAGTGACTTGCCTTTGGTAGCAAAGCAAATTAGGGGTAGATTGAGATTTAGAAATTGTCCCTTGACCCCCAGTGAAATGCTTTTCAAGACAAGAGTTGCTGATGGCCCAGAGGAGCTGTGGGGAAGACCCTTTTCTGTGGGGGACCTCAGAAGAAGGCTTGACTGGTTTAGCCTGCACTTTAACACCCACCCCACAGAAAGGAAAGACAAGAGAACAAGAAACCCCAAGCAAACCGCCTGGTCATACGGGCTGCGTCTGGGTGCCATCAGCGCTGACCATGGTGACTGTATGTGTGCCAGATGTGGCAAGGTCATCGTCATGACTGGGGATGGTGAGGGTGGTGCTGCCATGCTGTGTCACCATACTGATGGCACTCCCCAGGGCCTGCAAATCTTCTGGGGACAGGCTGACCTGTGGACAGGAAGAAGATGAGCTGGGAGTGCAGTGGAAGGTTGTCTGAAAGCCACTAGGCAGACATCTGCTCTCCCAGACAAGGTTAGCTTATCGGTAAACTAGATTAGCTTCATGTCACAGATGTGGAGGGGGTCAGAGACAAGCAAGTAAAACAATTCTTAGGTTGCAAAGAGAGGCTACACCAGAATTCTGCTGATCACTTCTATTTACCACCACTTTGCCTCAGGGCTCTGTTCCATGCAATTCAGGGTCTCCACCTAATTTCATCCTCAGGTCAACTCCAAAAGGCAAGGTGCAGTTGACAGTGAGGGTGCTGAAAGGGGTCAGGTTACACTGCTGGCTAGAAACCTCAGGCTTCCAGACCCTACACCATGCTCTGGCCCCTACACCAATGTGCCTCTCTTGAGAAGGACATCCAAGTGTCTCATTCAGATGATGGCCTCCAAGTAAAGAGGGAAACTACCAACTGTGCTCCAGAACTCCCAGAGACTGAGCTGGAagcatgaggaggaggaggggctatGTTACAAGATTTGGCACCCTCAGCCTCAGCTCTCCAAGATCCATAAGGCTAAAAAGAGAAGCTAGGTAGAGGTAAGGCTGTCAGAACTTTGGAGCTCCCTAGAGAGAGTAGGAAATGGTACCAGAGCCAGAGTGGCCCACCCCACCACTAGCCCCAAGGCCTGTACCTGCTGGGCACCATCCTGAGTGATGAGAGCCACCTGGGGGGCCCCATCTTCCTCTGTCACCATGGCCACTTGGGCTGAGATGTCATCACCCTCTTCTTTCACCTCCGAAAGGTAAGCAATGCGGGGTCGTTTGGGTGGCGGGCTCTCCTCGGCTGCAGAGGCGGCTGGGAGAGGAGAGCCCAGGCTGACACCTGCCACTGGATGGCCATGGGGAGGTCTGGCTTGTCCCCACTCTCACCTCCTGCCCACGCCCCTCACCCTCGAGCTGCTGCTGCTCATAAAGGGCCTGCTCGCTCTCCTCCGTGGCCTCCAGCTCGCCGTGGGCACTGCGCTTGTGCATGGCCAGGGTGGAGGTCTGCCGGTAGGTCTTGCCGCAGGTGCTGCAGGTGTAGGGCTTGCAGTGTGTGTGCACCACATGGTGCTTATACAGGCTCGAGTACTCGGTGAAGCGCTTCCCGCAGCCTGGCACCGTGCAAACGTATGGCTTCTCCCCTGGGGACACTGGGCTGTGAGGGGGGTGGGAACTGGGGCTGGCAAGGGGGAAACTAAGGGGacagggttgggggaggagggttgGTGAAGGgagagccagagggagggagagggagtgaGACCTGGGACTCTGAATGGACAGAAATGGGGAAGATGGCCAGCGGAACACAAGAGGGGACGTGAGTGTGGGACCACTGAGTCCAGAGACAAGGTGGAGAGAAAAATGAGGGGACGGGGTAAGTCTGGGGCTAGTGAAGGGGCTGGTGGGGGTGCTGGGGGCTTGTAAGGTTGAGGGTTGTGAatagaagaggcaggagagagagagggatgactGATATGTCAGTGTGATGGTAGAGTGGGGGACACGTGGCTGAGAGATGACACAGAAGGCTGGACGAGGGACGTAACACTGGGGAGGGTGAGGATACACAGGAGTCATATGGACAGTGGGTGAGGTGAGGAGCTGAAGGTGACATTTCACTCTGCTTTTTCCCCACCGTGCCTGACCCGGGCCTTTTTCCGGGAGCTCAGCTGGAGGGACAGAATCAGGGTGGGTGCTGAGAGGTGGCAGGGAGCTGAGAGGGCTGGCAATACCCGTCAGATTGGACCTAATGGAACAGAGGAACCTCTCACTGCAAGTGAAAGAGTGGTTCGGGGATACGTGCAGAACCACAGAATCCCCTCGCCCCGCCCGCAGACCAGCCTGGAACGGCCAGCAGAGAAGGGCTCTGGGCTGGGAGTCGAGAACATGTCTCAGGTCAGAAGCCTATGGCAGAAGGGACTGGGGCCTCAGAGGGGGTGGTCCTCACATGCCAGCTGGCCCACCTGTGTGAATGCGCACGTGATTCTTGTAGTTGGTGGCGCTGGTGAAGCCACGGCCACAGTGGGGCTCGGGGCAGGTGTAGGGCCGCTCGCCCGTGTGGGTGCGCACATGTACCTTGCGGATATTAGATGTGGTGAAGGAGCGGCCGCAGCCCTCGAAGGGGCACCGGAATGGGCGTTC
Coding sequences:
- the ZNF76 gene encoding zinc finger protein 76 isoform X4, which gives rise to MESLGLQTVTLSDGTTAYVQQAVKGEKLLEGQVIQLEDGTTAYIHQVTVQKEGYDPNALEAVQLEDGSTAYIHHPVAVPSDSTILAVQTEVGLEDLAAEDDEGFSTDTVVALEQYASKVLHDSQAPHNGKGQQVGDRAFRCGYKGCGRLYTTAHHLKVHERAHTGDRPYRCDFPSCGKAFATGYGLKSHVRTHTGEKPYKCPEELCSKAFKTSGDLQKHVRTHTGERPFRCPFEGCGRSFTTSNIRKVHVRTHTGERPYTCPEPHCGRGFTSATNYKNHVRIHTGEKPYVCTVPGCGKRFTEYSSLYKHHVVHTHCKPYTCSTCGKTYRQTSTLAMHKRSAHGELEATEESEQALYEQQQLEAASAAEESPPPKRPRIAYLSEVKEEGDDISAQVAMVTEEDGAPQVALITQDGAQQVSLSPEDLQALGSAISMVTQHGSTTLTIPSHDDDLATSGTHTVTMVSADGTQTQPVTIITSGAVVAEDSSVASLHHQQVALLATANGTHIAVQLEEQQTLEEAISVATAAMQRGAVTLETTESESGC
- the ZNF76 gene encoding zinc finger protein 76 isoform X3; this translates as MESLGLQTVTLSDGTTAYVQQAVKGEKLLEGQVIQLEDGTTAYIHQVTVQKEGYDPNALEAVQLEDGSTAYIHHPVAVPSDSTILAVQTEVGLEDLAAEDDEGFSTDTVVALEQYASKVSLQSLTLPINSLDSAKTATSLEDKVLHDSQAPHNGKGQQVGDRAFRCGYKGCGRLYTTAHHLKVHERAHTGDRPYRCDFPSCGKAFATGYGLKSHVRTHTGEKPYKCPEELCSKAFKTSGDLQKHVRTHTGERPFRCPFEGCGRSFTTSNIRKVHVRTHTGERPYTCPEPHCGRGFTSATNYKNHVRIHTGEKPYVCTVPGCGKRFTEYSSLYKHHVVHTHCKPYTCSTCGKTYRQTSTLAMHKRSAHGELEATEESEQALYEQQQLEAASAAEESPPPKRPRIAYLSEVKEEGDDISAQVAMVTEEDGAPQVALITQDGAQQVSLSPEDLQALGSAISMVTQHGSTTLTIPSHDDDLATSGTHTVTMVSADGTQTQPVTIITSGAVVAEDSSVASLHHQQVALLATANGTHIAVQLEEQQTLEEAISVATAAMQRGAVTLETTESESGC
- the ZNF76 gene encoding zinc finger protein 76 isoform X2; this translates as MESLGLQTVTLSDGTTAYVQQAVKGEKLLEGQVIQLEDGTTAYIHQVTVQKEPLSFEDGQPVQLEDGSMAYIHHTPKEGYDPNALEAVQLEDGSTAYIHHPVAVPSDSTILAVQTEVGLEDLAAEDDEGFSTDTVVALEQYASKVLHDSQAPHNGKGQQVGDRAFRCGYKGCGRLYTTAHHLKVHERAHTGDRPYRCDFPSCGKAFATGYGLKSHVRTHTGEKPYKCPEELCSKAFKTSGDLQKHVRTHTGERPFRCPFEGCGRSFTTSNIRKVHVRTHTGERPYTCPEPHCGRGFTSATNYKNHVRIHTGEKPYVCTVPGCGKRFTEYSSLYKHHVVHTHCKPYTCSTCGKTYRQTSTLAMHKRSAHGELEATEESEQALYEQQQLEAASAAEESPPPKRPRIAYLSEVKEEGDDISAQVAMVTEEDGAPQVALITQDGAQQVSLSPEDLQALGSAISMVTQHGSTTLTIPSHDDDLATSGTHTVTMVSADGTQTQPVTIITSGAVVAEDSSVASLHHQQVALLATANGTHIAVQLEEQQTLEEAISVATAAMQRGAVTLETTESESGC
- the ZNF76 gene encoding zinc finger protein 76 isoform X1, producing MESLGLQTVTLSDGTTAYVQQAVKGEKLLEGQVIQLEDGTTAYIHQVTVQKEPLSFEDGQPVQLEDGSMAYIHHTPKEGYDPNALEAVQLEDGSTAYIHHPVAVPSDSTILAVQTEVGLEDLAAEDDEGFSTDTVVALEQYASKVSLQSLTLPINSLDSAKTATSLEDKVLHDSQAPHNGKGQQVGDRAFRCGYKGCGRLYTTAHHLKVHERAHTGDRPYRCDFPSCGKAFATGYGLKSHVRTHTGEKPYKCPEELCSKAFKTSGDLQKHVRTHTGERPFRCPFEGCGRSFTTSNIRKVHVRTHTGERPYTCPEPHCGRGFTSATNYKNHVRIHTGEKPYVCTVPGCGKRFTEYSSLYKHHVVHTHCKPYTCSTCGKTYRQTSTLAMHKRSAHGELEATEESEQALYEQQQLEAASAAEESPPPKRPRIAYLSEVKEEGDDISAQVAMVTEEDGAPQVALITQDGAQQVSLSPEDLQALGSAISMVTQHGSTTLTIPSHDDDLATSGTHTVTMVSADGTQTQPVTIITSGAVVAEDSSVASLHHQQVALLATANGTHIAVQLEEQQTLEEAISVATAAMQRGAVTLETTESESGC